The DNA window TCATGTTCTCATCAAGCAGTTAAATAAACCATTGACATTTTTAGAAATGAAGTTGTctgtgtagcagcagcagcagcgttcaTGACTTGACTTGACAGTGTTCTTGTCCTTTGATGAAACTGTTACAATGAACAAGGTCTAAAAGTTCAGTTTGAAAAGTTTAAGTTGATTCTTCACAGATGCCGCGAGACTGGGAGGAAGTGAGGATCACAGTGATCCGGCCAGGGCCGATTCCTACCAGCAGCCCCTGTGGAAACACCATCCCAGATGATGACAGACTCACTGTCCTTTTGCCTTCTGGAACCAGGTTAGTAGCTCAAGCAAGTCCTGACGATATGCTCGTTGAATGATAAATGGTATTGAATGTTGCTGTTGGTGTACTCGGTCCAGGTTCATGGTCCCCTCTCACCCAGTATGTCTTGAGAGGGGTGTGACTTACACCCTTCGCTTTGAGTTCACACGCTATCAGGATGTGAACAGCGTTCTCAACGGAGCAGCCAATGCTATCCTATTTGTGGACTCTGTAAGATCAATTCATTCTGTCAGGAAATGCCCACCTCCGTTCTCACAGAGATCATCCTCTGCAAtaaatttctctctttttttctcctaaTTTCTCCCACATTGATCTGTTCAGATTTCCTTGATACCACGACACTCCAGCATGGAGATGTTCAATGCAGGGGATCCAACAGCTAACAGCAGAAAGCAGAACTATGAGCGCTATCGCTGCCATGACAGTGCAAAGACTGTGAGCCGCAACCTGATGAGCAACACCTGCAGCAAGCTGATCAGCAGCATGTCCGCTATCATCCATGATGGGGCACTGCGTGAGTGTCTTTGACTGGCATTTAGTTGAACTAGTGGCAGGGTTACGTGACCTTGCGTTCTTCATTAGTATGAATCAGCAAGAACTGTCATTAAATGGTACCAGTGGGGGGGGTTAATCTTTATTGAGGCCGTCTCACTACATCTTAACCCATTACCTGCTGAGCAATTCTAGCTGAAACACATATTTGACTGTAGATATTCACCACTGGCTACACAAAATGTACATTGAAAGATATGTACTTAGTTCAGAGGCTTCGTGTGTGCTTTTTATTGCAGCTTGTAACTGCGACCCACAAGGATCGAGCAGCTCTGTGTGCGACGTTCGTGGGGGCCAGTGTCACTGCAGACCCAACGTGATTGGCCGACGCTGTGACCAGTGCGCCTGGGGAACTTATGGCTTTGGACCGTCAGGCTGTACAGGTGAACAACCTAGTCTTTATATCTTACCTAAAATCCACCCTGATGAATGAAATTATAATTTTTGCTGAGCTGATCTATATTAAAGGATAGAGGACACAACTGTCCTCACAGTTATTTAATGGTTAgttatttaaatggaaaattgaCATAACTTTAGTTAGCATGTTTCCATTGTCTATGCTGCTATGCCACCCAGACCAAATCCAGTATAAACCCTTGTTAACTCACTTTATTACATTCTTGTGCACTATAGTTCTGTatattattttaatatgttCTTGCCCTTTTTCCTTTATCTGGCGTCCAGCCTGTGGCTGCAGCTTGGAAGGATCCGTGACTCGACTTTGTGACAGGTACACAGGCCAGTGCCAGTGTCATCCAGGAGCATTTGGCAGGTATTGTGATGCATGCAAGGCAGGTCACTGGGGTTTCCCTACCTGCCGTCCATGCCAATGTAATGGACACGCTGATGAGTGTGACCAGAGGACCGGAGCCTGTATCAGGTGCAGGGACAACACTGGAGGGGACAAGTGTGAAAGGTGATATTTGAAACTTAGGACAAATAATTCAGattcaaacatttttttaaagtcccAGAGATGTTGCCTGTAAtagaaaataaacaagaaaaattTAAACTATGATCAATCTTTCTTTAGGTGTGCTGATGGCTACTATGGAAATCCAGCTTCTGGACTTTGCCATCCATGTCCTTGTCCCGATGGGCCCAACAGTGGACGTCACTTTGCTGCAACTTGTTACCAGGACATCCAAAGCAGACAAATCATCTGCAACTGCAATCAGGGTTACATAGGTGCACTTTTATGTTTGTCCTCATTTTTGGGGAATTTTGAAATTCATTATTCATAATAATGAGACTAATGAAATTGCatttaggtttgtttttaaagagaatTCTACAGTGGTTTTGAGAACACATCTAAGAGCTacattttaaagcacaaataCAAGAACAAAACTGGAAGATCTGCTAATTTGATAATATTTTTGGATGTTCATTCACTACGCAGACCATGACATGGTTTATGGTTTATAACCCATGTCATGGTTTATAAAGGCATGTGTTGCCGAGACATACTGAAGGAAGgcaaagcaggaggagaaggtgggaaGTGTTCAGGACGAGTGATGAGAACATACATGTTAAGGCTGagtgaacaaaaacaaatgaatgaaatgaaacaaaaacagatcCATAATCACAAGACAGGAATCCATAAAAGCCTTTATTCAAGGCTTTTTAAAGATACAGAACATTGGAATCATTATGAAACCTCAGGTGGAACACCAAACTGGCCAAGCATGGGACAGTAAACCGAAGTTTAATACCGCAGGAGCTTGAAGAGATGCAGGAGTGGGAGTGGAGCTGGTAGCCTGCCCAGCCCGCACAGACAGGGAAGCTAGACAATAAACGAAAGGGCAGGGAAATgcaagcaaaaacaaaagggttAAAGACAAACATTGAGGACTGAAGACTAAAAAAGCACCCTGGACATTCTCAATTTGAAATGGCGCTGAGTGGGTATTAACGCTGTACTTAAACAAAAAGCAGTACTTAGTAGCAATAATGGGCCTTGAAACATAATCAAAAAACATCGCTGGTTAAAAGCAATCTTTCCCGgatttatttgaaataaaacccTTACAATAAGATGTGGCAATCATAAATTTGTGTATTTCTACCTGCTTTAGGGGCTCGATGTGGGGGATGTGCTCCAGGTTACCACGGTAACCCATCTCAGCCTTCTGGGCGCTGCCAACCATGCCAGTGCAATAATAACATCGACATGACCGACATGGCTGCTTGTGACAGACGCACTGGCGAGTGCAGGAAGTGCCTGTACAACAGCGAAGGCCCCACATGCGGCATCTGCAAGAGCGGCTATTTTGGAGATGCTTCCCAACGCAATTGCAGGAGTGAGAAACGTGCTCAAACACGCAAACGAAATACAAAAcctaatataaatatatttattttttggttcATTTTATCCCCTTCAGAGTGCGTTTGTAATTTTTTGGGTACCGACCGCAGCCAATGTATGGACAACGAGGACTGTGTGTGCCAACGTGCCACAGGGCAATGCCAGTGTCTACAAAATGTCATAGGTCTGACATGTGACCACTGTGCCCCTAACCACTGGAACCTGGCCGGTGGCAGGGGCTGTGAGCCCTGTGGCTGTGATCCAAACAACTCAGTCTCGTCCTCATGTAATGAGGTAAGCATCGTTTACTGTGGCCCCGGAGCTTTAAACACACCTTCCTTCACATAGACATGAAAAGAAATACCGGTAAAGTGTATTTTGCCTCAGTTTGGTGTCTCCTATGGTGCAGTTCACTGGGCAGTGTCAATGTCGTAGTGGCTTTGGAGGAAAGACCTGCACTGATTGTGAGGAAAACTACTGGGGAGACCCAAGGACACAGTGTAGAggtaaaacaaaaccaaagtcACTAtctgagaagaagaggggatAGTTGTCAGTATCACCTTACTGCTTTCACAAATGCATGTACATTTTTATATGGCATGTGAATCTTGTTTTAAAAAGACGTTATATCAAAAAGGCCTCAAATGTGTCGTTGAGCTGTTGTCAATGATCTGACCATATTCCTACCGTTCGTACCTCTTCTCCTTGCAGCCTGTGACTGTGACCCGCGGGGCATCGACACCACACAGTGCAACCGCGTGACCGGCCACTGTGTTTGCCTGCAAGGGGTGTCAGGTGTCCGTTGTGACCAGTGTGCCAGAGGGTTCTCTGGCCATTTTCCCAACTGTCAACCCTGTCACCAATGTTTCGGGGACTGGGATCGCATTGTACAGGTGTACTTTTGTTTGGGTTACAAAGTCCTCCAAATTTAGATCAAGTGTTAGCCACTAAATATCATCATGTTGTGTCATCACCAGGACTTAGCAGGGCGTACCAAGGCTCTAGCACAGCGTGCTCATGAGATTCAGAACACTGGACTCACTGGGGCCTATGAGAAGTTTTTCAGAAATCTAGAAGACAAATTAGCACAGGCTCAGGGCATTGTGAATGCGCGCAATGCCACTGCTTCAGCTGTTGCTATTCTAATGGAACTTATTGAAGATCTTAGGTACAAATGCATTTACTAATGGAATCTCTAAATTTATACTTaatgcttcattttattttttcatctgCTTTCTCTTGCACAAGTTATCTGTATAGAAATGCTCATattcttattaaaaaaaaacagcttggACATTTAGGACTGCAAACCACATGATCAAGTAGATATAAAGTCAAATTGGATTGAATGCAATTGACATTTCATCAAAATTATGATTTATATTGTCTGAAATCTCCTCTTTTTTACACTCTAGAGCACAAATTAGTGAGGCAACTGACACCCTGAACCATCTGGAAGGAGACCTGACTATGGTCCAAGACAGTAACTCTGAGGCAAGCAAAGAGCTGAGCGCTCTGGAGAGGGAGGCCAGAGAACTCAATCTAACATCTGAACAGCTACATTCCCAACTGGATATCCTCAAAAATTCTAACTTCCTTGGTGAGGATGGATCAAATTTTTGCCATTTCGAATAGCGTCCTTTGTTTCAGAACAtgtttttaactggttttaTGTAGGCTGTGTAATACATGAAAGTATTCTTTCTACAGGTGCGTTTGACAGCATTCTTAGCTCCTATAACCGGTCGCGTGATGCGGAGAGGTGCGCTAATGAATCAGTAATCACTAAGTCCAGCATAGTGGTCCAGTCCGCGAACACTCGGTATCGCACCCAGCGGCTTATGACCCTGAAGAAGGATGACTTCAATCAAAAGAATGCCGCAAACAAGCGCACACTGGGAGACTTCAGAAACAGACTGCAGGGCCTGGACATGAAGAAAGTCAATGAAAAAGTTGGTCCCTCTTTAAACTCTGTAACCCGTTAGTTTGAATACAGTTCAAAAAACATTGTCCACATGTTAAAAGAATAGCCTGAAAATAGCTAATTTACCCATGTGGTTTAGTTAAGTTTAATTACTCTATGGAGAAAGAGTGGTTGTGTTCAAAATTACCCAAATCACCTGACCTGTAATGAATTTTACtactaaatgactaaaataaatcTAGTTGAATAAACTTGAAGGCAGGTGTATGTCCAAATGAACATATTTCTATTAATATctattatatatgtatataatatatatgtgtatatgaAATTTTCCTGTTATTTTGACAACACATTCAacaatcatccatttcatgacAAAACCCACGTGATCTATATTTACAATTTAACTGAGCTAGTGACACATATACGACTACAGAGACTGTTTTTgtctgatatatatatatatatatatatatatatatatatatcatgtGTGTgcgtatatatatgtgtatgtatgtgtatatactgtatgtgtgtgtatatatgtgtatgtatgcatatatgtatatatatgcgtgtgtgtgtgtgtgtgtgtatgtagaaTTTATGGAAATGATACTGTAATTGTCCCACAGATTTGTGGCACTCCAAATGATGCTCCCTGTGGGGAGAGTCCATGTGGAGGTGCCGGTTGCCGTGATGATGATGGAAACCCTCATTGCGGAGGCCTAAATTGTAATGGCGCCGTAGCAGCGGCAGACAATGCCTtggagagaggaaaacatgCTGAGAAGGAACTTAACAAAGCCATGCGAGAGGTTGAAGGACTCTATATCAAGGTATGGATgaatattattacattttagAATTTTGAGGAGAGATCTTTCTTCGACTTAACATAGAGCTAGTTTAGTTGTTCGATCTGGGTGATCAGGCATTCGTTGACATGTTCTGAAGACGTGGTCAAGAATGAGAAATTTCTGgaatgtctgtctgtgtgcctgATTATACGATCTATCTATGATGCAGAAGATTATCCTTCTTTCAGTTATTTTGCTTCTGATTTTTAATTTGTATGAATTTTCTCAGGTGGTGGAAGTCAAGAGCAAGGCAGAGGAAGCCAAGGGCAAAGCTCAAGCGGCGCTGGACAAAGCCACTGCAACCAAGAAAAACATCGAGCGCTCCAACAAAGACCTGAGAGATTTGATCAAACAAATCAGGGATTTTCTCACCCGTGAGTCGtaaaattttaaatatataatctATAACACttgctttgtgtgtttgagtttaCAGGTTACATCCACAGGTCACATCCTGGGTGTTGAGGACCTGCTGGAGGTTATAGCAGATGAGTCATC is part of the Takifugu flavidus isolate HTHZ2018 chromosome 8, ASM371156v2, whole genome shotgun sequence genome and encodes:
- the lamb2 gene encoding laminin subunit beta-2; translated protein: MPNSLFLLLCVVAAALGQEPDPSHVCAHGSCYPATGDLLVGREKNLKASSTCGLRRKERYCIVSHLQDEKKCFDCDSRRPYDPVYNTINHRIENVITTFKPHRKNSWWQSENGKSEVFIQLNLDAEFHFTHLIMTFKTFRPAAMLIERSADFGRTWQIYRYFSHDCSSNFPGVSQGPLRKINDIICESRYSDIEPSTEGEVIYKVLDPSITIKDPYSPTIQNLLKITNLRVNFTRLHTLGDNLLDPRPEIKEKYYYAIYELVVRGNCFCYGHASECAPINGIRDDIDGMVHGRCVCNHNTKGLNCEECDDFYNDLPWMPAEGHNTNACRKCNCNGHSNICHFDMAVYLASGNISGGVCDDCQHNTMGYQCDMCKPFYYKDPAKDIRDPHVCVACDCDPDGSQNGGMCDSHTDTSLGLVGGQCRCKVNVDGPRCDKCKTGFFGLSADNPQGCQPCQCDRMGTVLGNSQCDPVSGDCFCKRLVTGRSCDKCLPEHWALSHDLNGCRACDCDVGGALDNLCSKETGQCRCRSHMTGRQCSQVESGYFFMALDYFLYEAELAKMGQSCTVETREHQAGRLATWTGVGFARVPEGGTLDFHISNIPYSMEYDLLIRYESQMPRDWEEVRITVIRPGPIPTSSPCGNTIPDDDRLTVLLPSGTRFMVPSHPVCLERGVTYTLRFEFTRYQDVNSVLNGAANAILFVDSISLIPRHSSMEMFNAGDPTANSRKQNYERYRCHDSAKTVSRNLMSNTCSKLISSMSAIIHDGALPCNCDPQGSSSSVCDVRGGQCHCRPNVIGRRCDQCAWGTYGFGPSGCTACGCSLEGSVTRLCDRYTGQCQCHPGAFGRYCDACKAGHWGFPTCRPCQCNGHADECDQRTGACIRCRDNTGGDKCERCADGYYGNPASGLCHPCPCPDGPNSGRHFAATCYQDIQSRQIICNCNQGYIGARCGGCAPGYHGNPSQPSGRCQPCQCNNNIDMTDMAACDRRTGECRKCLYNSEGPTCGICKSGYFGDASQRNCRKCVCNFLGTDRSQCMDNEDCVCQRATGQCQCLQNVIGLTCDHCAPNHWNLAGGRGCEPCGCDPNNSVSSSCNEFTGQCQCRSGFGGKTCTDCEENYWGDPRTQCRACDCDPRGIDTTQCNRVTGHCVCLQGVSGVRCDQCARGFSGHFPNCQPCHQCFGDWDRIVQDLAGRTKALAQRAHEIQNTGLTGAYEKFFRNLEDKLAQAQGIVNARNATASAVAILMELIEDLRAQISEATDTLNHLEGDLTMVQDSNSEASKELSALEREARELNLTSEQLHSQLDILKNSNFLGAFDSILSSYNRSRDAERCANESVITKSSIVVQSANTRYRTQRLMTLKKDDFNQKNAANKRTLGDFRNRLQGLDMKKVNEKICGTPNDAPCGESPCGGAGCRDDDGNPHCGGLNCNGAVAAADNALERGKHAEKELNKAMREVEGLYIKVVEVKSKAEEAKGKAQAALDKATATKKNIERSNKDLRDLIKQIRDFLTQEEADPDSIEVVANRVLELSIPASSVQIKHLADEIKGKVQSLSNVDAILQKTKDDVRKAEQLLLNAKTVRHHAEKVKATTEAVKEALLNCKTAQASAEKAILTAKVDIMDTETRLAQIESATSNSENDLNAAIRHLETLGRDINALKTKCANNSMAAARAEETATMARDKANEAKQILDGQLTDKYHEVQQRVGTKVKALMDAKKRAESLRKEATNLLKDAQHKLQMLTELEKSYEENQRKMEGKAHQLDGLEDKMKSILNDINKQIQIYNTCQ